From bacterium:
CGAGGGTCTCTTTACGGGACCTATCGCCGTGATACATACCTCTAAGCTGCGGAACAGTAACATGCGACTCATCAATGACAACCAGAAAGTCATCGGGGAAGTAATCGAGCAAACATGATGGTCTTTCGCCCGGCTTTCTTCCTGAAAGGTGGCGCGAATAGTTCTCTATGCCGGGGCAATATCCTATCTCAAGCAGAAGCTCTATATCGTAAAGAGTTCTTTGTTCAAGCCTTTGAGCCTCGAGTAGCTTGCCCATTTTCCGCAGTTCTTCAAGACGCTCGGCAAGCTCTTTTTTAATGGATTCAACAGCGCGCTCTATTGTTGGGCGACTGGAAACAAAGTGTCTTGCAGGGTAAATCCAAACATCCTCAAGTTCGTCGATAAGCTCACCCGTTATGGGATCGATGGTTGTTATTCTTTCAGGCACATCGCCCCAATACTCAATTCTTACAACATACTCCTCGTGGGCAGGATATATCTCAACTACATCGCCACGCGCCCTGAAAGAACCGCGATAAAAGTCTATCGGGTTCCGCACATAATGAATTTCAACGAGTTTTCGTAGAAGCAGTTCTCTTGAGGGACCTTTGCCCACTTTGATGTATGCCACGAGATCGCGAAAATCCTTCGGCGAACCTAAACCATAAATCGAGCTGACCGATGCAACCACTATCACATCACGGCGCGACAAAATTGATGTCGTGGCCTTAAGGCGCAATCTGTCGATGTCATCGTTTATGTCGGCATCTTTCTCGATGTAAGTGTCCGTCTCGGGAATGTATGCCTCAGGCTGATAATAATCGTAGTAGGATATGAAATATTCAACGGCATTCTCAGGAAAGAATTGTTTGAACTCCCCGTAAAGCTGGGCTGCAAGAGTTTTGTTGTGCGATATAACGAGCGTAGGCTTATTAACCCTCGCAATAACATTCGCTATCGTGAAGGTCTTTCCCGAGCCAGTAACACCGAGCAAAACCTGATACCTTTTCCCCGAAAGGACCCCCTCAGTAAGCTTCTCTATAGCTTGCCCCTGATCGCCAGTAGGTTCGAACGGAGAATGTAAAATAAACTTTTGTGCCATTTCACATCACCACAGTTAATTTATCAAAATTTTGTTCTCTTTTCAAGCTTTTATGAAATTCAGATTTAAAAATTAGCGGAAAAGTTTCAGCGGATTTCACAAAAAAGAATTAGATATATTTGTCGGCAACAGTCATCATTATAGCGCTTACTATGGACATGAAGAAATTATCGTCCTCGATAGGAGCTATTTCCACTATTGACGCGAAAGTAGAGCCAATAACTCCAATCCAAAACGGCACAATACCAATATTAGCGTATATCGCGCTCGCAATAATACAGGTCATGAA
This genomic window contains:
- the uvrB gene encoding excinuclease ABC subunit UvrB; the encoded protein is MAQKFILHSPFEPTGDQGQAIEKLTEGVLSGKRYQVLLGVTGSGKTFTIANVIARVNKPTLVISHNKTLAAQLYGEFKQFFPENAVEYFISYYDYYQPEAYIPETDTYIEKDADINDDIDRLRLKATTSILSRRDVIVVASVSSIYGLGSPKDFRDLVAYIKVGKGPSRELLLRKLVEIHYVRNPIDFYRGSFRARGDVVEIYPAHEEYVVRIEYWGDVPERITTIDPITGELIDELEDVWIYPARHFVSSRPTIERAVESIKKELAERLEELRKMGKLLEAQRLEQRTLYDIELLLEIGYCPGIENYSRHLSGRKPGERPSCLLDYFPDDFLVVIDESHVTVPQLRGMYHGDRSRKETLVEYGFRLPSALDNRPLTFEEFEALCPQTIYVSATPGDYELEKVGGEVVEQLIRPTGLVDPKIEVRPTRGQIEDLWGEIKKRIERNERVLVTTLTKRMAEDLADYFHSLGAKARYLHSEIDTIERVEILRDLRLGNIDVLVGVNLLREGLDLPEVSLVAIMDADKEGFLRSHRSLIQIAGRAARHKAGTVLLYADRITEAMKLAIEETERRRKIQEEYNRKHGITPQSIKKSVQSILLTTSVADERRESEREKRGPSMPDYIDDLPAEAQIQELVRLMKQAAKELNFEYAAFLRDQIKEIQKELNKSPTGGKKKRRAPFRKLKRITRFY